In Siniperca chuatsi isolate FFG_IHB_CAS linkage group LG20, ASM2008510v1, whole genome shotgun sequence, the following proteins share a genomic window:
- the nlrc3 gene encoding NLR family CARD domain-containing protein 3 isoform X2, whose product MLSHLRKVDLLSSAEETKIREAGKLQDQVNMLTTTVTGKDTQGSDALRGFIESSDSQVAQLIINHDPMVKEHKEVLLRRYEQYRDRDSVSCPKLNISSRTLLLVDGLSDLQQKEHDLMQVGVTRGRKRNHLRQLGQAKLLEPLTRVSLPPRVSLTVGVAGIGKTTWVRHFIRQWSQGAICTDVSFVLPFTFCELNSLEKLSAERLVKMAFPHLTDPSLVLSSSCRTLLILDGLDEFRCTLNFSDAAPCNDPKKEVSIDDLVTNIIRGNLLPDIAVWVTSRPGVAALIPGGLVDRVTEIPGFSPKDIRLFLNHHYSERDFASKIWAHLESHRILMVMCYIPCICWIVADTLMYIMQSGTPDSLPRTCTELYAHFCSMKAEVGEPRGREPVKMEQLHGSNRKLLGNLGRLAFYGLLKHKYTFSEQDLRAYGIDLLLTQCSLGAGVLVREESAMNTTYRFTHLTLQEFLAATFYHVSSKRAIFDLFSESTMSWPKIGFQNHFRSAFQHSQQAEDGHLDVFVRFLTGLLSSVAQKPLAGLLALGKDDGNQKAWAAGFLQGLLVSGGAVVSLRAVNLAYCLQELQHTELLRSVEEDLQLGSLAGKLTRAHCVVLGYLLHVSPECGEQTNLTGSLNYTTVKCLLPQLLYCSHLRLENNHFKDDVMELLGSLLSAKDCHIQEISLAENAISNKGAKALSRALLVNRTLTSLNLRNNNIGSKGAKFLAEALKMNQVLVSINFQNNAIEEEGAQALAEVLQCNRKLVSLNIQKNTIGAGGAKRIADALKTNRTLTKLILCSNQLGDKGTIALAEALTVNHTLLSLELQSNSISNRGMTALTKALKLNHGLVSLNLRENSIGVEGAKNMAHALRENSSLQELDLTANLLHDEGVQAIAGAIKLNQGITSLHLQWNFIKSSATKALAHALCTNATMQLLDLQENAIGNEGVIFLAEALKTNTSLCTLCLQGVSAGTRGAIAMAEALMTNQTLQTLDLRGNTVGMEGSKALANALKSNRSLKSLNLQENSLGMDGAIFIATALKGNHQLTYINLQGNGIGESGAKVISDAIRANAPGCVVDI is encoded by the exons ATGTTAAGCCACCTGAGAAAGGTGGATTTGCTTAGTTCAGCTGAGGAGACCAAGATCAGGGAAGCGGGCAAGCTCCAGGACCaggttaacatgctcacaactaCTGTCACTGGCAAGGACACTCAAGGGTCTGACGCCCTCCGGGGCTTCATAGAGAGCTCAGATTCTCAGGTAGCCCAGCTCATCATAAACCACG ATCCCATGGTGAAGGAGCATAAAGAGGTGCTGTTACGGCGATATGAAcaatacagagacagagattcAGTCAGCTGCCCCAAACTGAACATCTCCTCAAGAACTTTACTTTTGGTTGATGGACTTTCCGACCTCCAGCAAAAGGAACATGACTTAATGCAGGTGGGGGTGACTcgaggaaggaaaagaaatcaTCTCAGACAGCTGGGGCAGGCCAAACTGTTGGAGCCCCTGACCCGGGTCAGTTTACCTCCCAGGGTCTCCCTCACAGTCGGGGTGGCTGGTATTGGCAAGACAACCTGGGTCCGACACTTCATCAGACAGTGGAGCCAAGGGGCCATCTGCACAGATGTGAGCTTCGTCTTGCCTTTCACTTTTTGCGAGCTGAACTCATTAGAGAAACTTTCTGCTGAGAGGCTGGTGAAAATGGCTTTTCCTCATTTAACAGACCCCAGTCTGGTCTTGAGTAGCTCCTGCCGCACACTGCTCATACTTGATGGTTTGGACGAATTCCGCTGCACTTTAAATTTCTCTGATGCAGCTCCTTGCAACGACCCAAAGAAAGAAGTGTCCATTGATGATCTTGTTACTAACATCATCCGGGGGAATCTGCTCCCTGACATAGCAGTATGGGTGACTTCCAGGCCAGGAGTGGCCGCACTCATCCCTGGAGGATTGGTTGACAGGGTGACTGAGATCCCAGGATTCAGCCCGAAGGACATCCGGCTCTTCCTAAACCACCACTACTCTGAGAGGGATTTTGCCAGTAAAATATGGGCGCACTTGGAGTCCCATAGGATTTTAATGGTGATGTGCTACATACCATGCATTTGCTGGATAGTAGCTGATACTCTGATGTACATCATGCAGAGTGGTACACCAGATAGCCTTCCAAGGACTTGTACTGAGCTGTATGCTCACTTTTGTTCCATGAAGGCAGAAGTAGGTGAACCAAGAGGCAGGGAGCCTGTAAAAATGGAGCAGCTCCATGGGAGCAATCGTAAACTGCTGGGAAATCTTGGACGACTGGCATTTTATGGGCTCCTCAAACACAAGTACACCTTCAGTGAGCAGGACCTCAGGGCCTATGGGATAGATCTACTGTTAACTCAGTGCAGTCTTGGTGCTGGAGTTCTTGTTCGGGAGGAGTCAGCCATGAACACAACATACCGGTTCACTCATTTGACTCTGCAGGAGTTTCTTGCAGCTACTTTCTACCATGTCTCCTCCAAGCGGGCCATCTTTGACTTGTTCTCAGAGAGCACCATGTCTTGGCCCAAGATCGGTTTCCAGAACCACTTTAGAAGTGCCTTTCAGCACTCACAACAGGCTGAAGATGGTCACTTGGATGTCTTTGTGCGCTTCTTGACAGGTCTGCTGTCCTCAGTGGCACAGAAACCTCTCGCTGGGCTTCTGGCCCTCGGGAAAGATGATGGCAATCAGAAGGCATGGGCAGCAGGGTTTTTACAAGGCCTCTTGGTCAGCGGGGGAGCTGTTGTGTCCCTACGTGCAGTCAACCTGGCTTATTGTTTACAGGAGCTGCAACACACAGAGCTGTTGCGGAGTGTAGAGGAAGATTTACAGCTTGGTAGCCTAGCAGGGAAGTTAACACGGGCTCACTGTGTTGTGCTGGGCTACCTGCTGCATGTGTCTCCAGAGTGCGGTGAACAAACCAACTTAACAGGCTCGCTGAACTACACAACAGTGAAATGTTTGCTCCCACAGCTGCTGTACTGCAGCCATCTCAG GTTAGAGAACAATCACTTCAAAGACGATGTCATGGAATTGCTGGGAAGCCTCCTGAGCGCCAAAGACTGCCATATCCAGGAGATAAG TTTGGCAGAGAATGCCATCAGCAACAAAGGTGCCAAAGCCCTGAGTCGAGCCCTCTTGGTAAACCGGACACTAACTTCTCTAAA TCTACGGAACAACAACATCGGCTCTAAAGGTGCAAAGTTCCTGGCAGAGGCTCTGAAAATGAACCAAGTCCTGGTATCAATCAA CTTCCAGAACAATGCCATTGAGGAGGAAGGTGCTCAGGCCCTTGCAGAAGTACTGCAGTGCAACCGCAAACTGGTGTCTCTGAA TATACAGAAGAATACGATTGGAGCAGGAGGGGCCAAAAGGATTGCAGATGCACTGAAGACAAACCGGACTCTCACAAAGCTGAT TCTTTGTAGCAACCAGCTTGGGGACAAAGGAACAATTGCTCTGGCAGAGGCTTTGACTGTCAACCACACTCTGCTCTCACTTGA ACTTCAGAGTAACTCAATTAGCAACAGGGGGATGACAGCCTTAACCAAAGCACTTAAGCTGAACCATGGCCTTGTCTCCTTGAA TTTAAGGGAGAACTCAATCGGGGTGGAGGGAGCAAAGAACATGGCCCACGCCCTCCGTGAGAACAGCTCTCTACAGGAACTCGA TCTCACAGCCAACCTGTTGCATGATGAAGGGGTTCAGGCTATAGCTGGAGCAATCAAGCTTAATCAAGGCATCACCTCTTTGCA TCTGCAGTGGAATTTCATCAAGTCCTCTGCCACTAAAGCTCTGGCCCATGCACTCTGCACCAATGCCACAATGCAGCTCTTGGA TCTACAGGAGAATGCTATTGGGAATGAAGGCGTCATTTTTCTTGCTGAAGCCCTGAAAACCAACACGTCTCTGTGTACATTATG TCTCCAGGGGGTCTCAGCAGGCACAAGGGGTGCCATTGCAATGGCAGAGGCTCTAATGACCAACCAAACCTTGCAAACATTAGA TCTACGTGGGAACACTGTAGGGATGGAGGGATCGAAGGCTCTGGCTAACGCATTGAAAAGCAACAGAAGCCTCAAGTCTTTGAA TCTTCAGGAGAACTCTCTCGGTATGGATGGAGCCATATTCATTGCAACGGCCTTGAAGGGAAACCACCAACTGACATACATCAA tTTGCAGGGAAATGGCATTGGAGAATCTGGGGCAAAGGTCATATCTGATGCTATAAGAGCCAACGCTCCGGGCTGTGTGGTGGACATCTGA
- the nlrc3 gene encoding NLR family CARD domain-containing protein 3 isoform X1: MERKAHYDSILDRSKRIMWQDNCYVDLQSTSCSISSHAETEDLCWVQKHQDQLQRFSTTSFLEGMLSHLRKVDLLSSAEETKIREAGKLQDQVNMLTTTVTGKDTQGSDALRGFIESSDSQVAQLIINHDPMVKEHKEVLLRRYEQYRDRDSVSCPKLNISSRTLLLVDGLSDLQQKEHDLMQVGVTRGRKRNHLRQLGQAKLLEPLTRVSLPPRVSLTVGVAGIGKTTWVRHFIRQWSQGAICTDVSFVLPFTFCELNSLEKLSAERLVKMAFPHLTDPSLVLSSSCRTLLILDGLDEFRCTLNFSDAAPCNDPKKEVSIDDLVTNIIRGNLLPDIAVWVTSRPGVAALIPGGLVDRVTEIPGFSPKDIRLFLNHHYSERDFASKIWAHLESHRILMVMCYIPCICWIVADTLMYIMQSGTPDSLPRTCTELYAHFCSMKAEVGEPRGREPVKMEQLHGSNRKLLGNLGRLAFYGLLKHKYTFSEQDLRAYGIDLLLTQCSLGAGVLVREESAMNTTYRFTHLTLQEFLAATFYHVSSKRAIFDLFSESTMSWPKIGFQNHFRSAFQHSQQAEDGHLDVFVRFLTGLLSSVAQKPLAGLLALGKDDGNQKAWAAGFLQGLLVSGGAVVSLRAVNLAYCLQELQHTELLRSVEEDLQLGSLAGKLTRAHCVVLGYLLHVSPECGEQTNLTGSLNYTTVKCLLPQLLYCSHLRLENNHFKDDVMELLGSLLSAKDCHIQEISLAENAISNKGAKALSRALLVNRTLTSLNLRNNNIGSKGAKFLAEALKMNQVLVSINFQNNAIEEEGAQALAEVLQCNRKLVSLNIQKNTIGAGGAKRIADALKTNRTLTKLILCSNQLGDKGTIALAEALTVNHTLLSLELQSNSISNRGMTALTKALKLNHGLVSLNLRENSIGVEGAKNMAHALRENSSLQELDLTANLLHDEGVQAIAGAIKLNQGITSLHLQWNFIKSSATKALAHALCTNATMQLLDLQENAIGNEGVIFLAEALKTNTSLCTLCLQGVSAGTRGAIAMAEALMTNQTLQTLDLRGNTVGMEGSKALANALKSNRSLKSLNLQENSLGMDGAIFIATALKGNHQLTYINLQGNGIGESGAKVISDAIRANAPGCVVDI, from the exons ATGGAGAGGAAGGCGCACTACGATTCTATCCTGGACCGAAGCAAACGCATTATGTGGCAGGACAACTGCTATGTGGATCTTCAGTCCACGTCCTGCTCCATCTCTTCACACGCAGAAACAGAGG atctttGCTGGGTCCAAAAGCATCAAGACCAGCTGCAACGCTTCAGTACGACCTCCTTCCTGGAGGGGATGTTAAGCCACCTGAGAAAGGTGGATTTGCTTAGTTCAGCTGAGGAGACCAAGATCAGGGAAGCGGGCAAGCTCCAGGACCaggttaacatgctcacaactaCTGTCACTGGCAAGGACACTCAAGGGTCTGACGCCCTCCGGGGCTTCATAGAGAGCTCAGATTCTCAGGTAGCCCAGCTCATCATAAACCACG ATCCCATGGTGAAGGAGCATAAAGAGGTGCTGTTACGGCGATATGAAcaatacagagacagagattcAGTCAGCTGCCCCAAACTGAACATCTCCTCAAGAACTTTACTTTTGGTTGATGGACTTTCCGACCTCCAGCAAAAGGAACATGACTTAATGCAGGTGGGGGTGACTcgaggaaggaaaagaaatcaTCTCAGACAGCTGGGGCAGGCCAAACTGTTGGAGCCCCTGACCCGGGTCAGTTTACCTCCCAGGGTCTCCCTCACAGTCGGGGTGGCTGGTATTGGCAAGACAACCTGGGTCCGACACTTCATCAGACAGTGGAGCCAAGGGGCCATCTGCACAGATGTGAGCTTCGTCTTGCCTTTCACTTTTTGCGAGCTGAACTCATTAGAGAAACTTTCTGCTGAGAGGCTGGTGAAAATGGCTTTTCCTCATTTAACAGACCCCAGTCTGGTCTTGAGTAGCTCCTGCCGCACACTGCTCATACTTGATGGTTTGGACGAATTCCGCTGCACTTTAAATTTCTCTGATGCAGCTCCTTGCAACGACCCAAAGAAAGAAGTGTCCATTGATGATCTTGTTACTAACATCATCCGGGGGAATCTGCTCCCTGACATAGCAGTATGGGTGACTTCCAGGCCAGGAGTGGCCGCACTCATCCCTGGAGGATTGGTTGACAGGGTGACTGAGATCCCAGGATTCAGCCCGAAGGACATCCGGCTCTTCCTAAACCACCACTACTCTGAGAGGGATTTTGCCAGTAAAATATGGGCGCACTTGGAGTCCCATAGGATTTTAATGGTGATGTGCTACATACCATGCATTTGCTGGATAGTAGCTGATACTCTGATGTACATCATGCAGAGTGGTACACCAGATAGCCTTCCAAGGACTTGTACTGAGCTGTATGCTCACTTTTGTTCCATGAAGGCAGAAGTAGGTGAACCAAGAGGCAGGGAGCCTGTAAAAATGGAGCAGCTCCATGGGAGCAATCGTAAACTGCTGGGAAATCTTGGACGACTGGCATTTTATGGGCTCCTCAAACACAAGTACACCTTCAGTGAGCAGGACCTCAGGGCCTATGGGATAGATCTACTGTTAACTCAGTGCAGTCTTGGTGCTGGAGTTCTTGTTCGGGAGGAGTCAGCCATGAACACAACATACCGGTTCACTCATTTGACTCTGCAGGAGTTTCTTGCAGCTACTTTCTACCATGTCTCCTCCAAGCGGGCCATCTTTGACTTGTTCTCAGAGAGCACCATGTCTTGGCCCAAGATCGGTTTCCAGAACCACTTTAGAAGTGCCTTTCAGCACTCACAACAGGCTGAAGATGGTCACTTGGATGTCTTTGTGCGCTTCTTGACAGGTCTGCTGTCCTCAGTGGCACAGAAACCTCTCGCTGGGCTTCTGGCCCTCGGGAAAGATGATGGCAATCAGAAGGCATGGGCAGCAGGGTTTTTACAAGGCCTCTTGGTCAGCGGGGGAGCTGTTGTGTCCCTACGTGCAGTCAACCTGGCTTATTGTTTACAGGAGCTGCAACACACAGAGCTGTTGCGGAGTGTAGAGGAAGATTTACAGCTTGGTAGCCTAGCAGGGAAGTTAACACGGGCTCACTGTGTTGTGCTGGGCTACCTGCTGCATGTGTCTCCAGAGTGCGGTGAACAAACCAACTTAACAGGCTCGCTGAACTACACAACAGTGAAATGTTTGCTCCCACAGCTGCTGTACTGCAGCCATCTCAG GTTAGAGAACAATCACTTCAAAGACGATGTCATGGAATTGCTGGGAAGCCTCCTGAGCGCCAAAGACTGCCATATCCAGGAGATAAG TTTGGCAGAGAATGCCATCAGCAACAAAGGTGCCAAAGCCCTGAGTCGAGCCCTCTTGGTAAACCGGACACTAACTTCTCTAAA TCTACGGAACAACAACATCGGCTCTAAAGGTGCAAAGTTCCTGGCAGAGGCTCTGAAAATGAACCAAGTCCTGGTATCAATCAA CTTCCAGAACAATGCCATTGAGGAGGAAGGTGCTCAGGCCCTTGCAGAAGTACTGCAGTGCAACCGCAAACTGGTGTCTCTGAA TATACAGAAGAATACGATTGGAGCAGGAGGGGCCAAAAGGATTGCAGATGCACTGAAGACAAACCGGACTCTCACAAAGCTGAT TCTTTGTAGCAACCAGCTTGGGGACAAAGGAACAATTGCTCTGGCAGAGGCTTTGACTGTCAACCACACTCTGCTCTCACTTGA ACTTCAGAGTAACTCAATTAGCAACAGGGGGATGACAGCCTTAACCAAAGCACTTAAGCTGAACCATGGCCTTGTCTCCTTGAA TTTAAGGGAGAACTCAATCGGGGTGGAGGGAGCAAAGAACATGGCCCACGCCCTCCGTGAGAACAGCTCTCTACAGGAACTCGA TCTCACAGCCAACCTGTTGCATGATGAAGGGGTTCAGGCTATAGCTGGAGCAATCAAGCTTAATCAAGGCATCACCTCTTTGCA TCTGCAGTGGAATTTCATCAAGTCCTCTGCCACTAAAGCTCTGGCCCATGCACTCTGCACCAATGCCACAATGCAGCTCTTGGA TCTACAGGAGAATGCTATTGGGAATGAAGGCGTCATTTTTCTTGCTGAAGCCCTGAAAACCAACACGTCTCTGTGTACATTATG TCTCCAGGGGGTCTCAGCAGGCACAAGGGGTGCCATTGCAATGGCAGAGGCTCTAATGACCAACCAAACCTTGCAAACATTAGA TCTACGTGGGAACACTGTAGGGATGGAGGGATCGAAGGCTCTGGCTAACGCATTGAAAAGCAACAGAAGCCTCAAGTCTTTGAA TCTTCAGGAGAACTCTCTCGGTATGGATGGAGCCATATTCATTGCAACGGCCTTGAAGGGAAACCACCAACTGACATACATCAA tTTGCAGGGAAATGGCATTGGAGAATCTGGGGCAAAGGTCATATCTGATGCTATAAGAGCCAACGCTCCGGGCTGTGTGGTGGACATCTGA